Proteins encoded together in one Camelina sativa cultivar DH55 chromosome 9, Cs, whole genome shotgun sequence window:
- the LOC109126573 gene encoding uncharacterized protein LOC109126573 translates to MEMTKKSMMMIVIVMVMASITIREGEAVRLRWTCKQMCIDQCGGRITVPESPCLRKCLHEKCGSPPHLPVKTVGMRNIRG, encoded by the exons atgGAGATGAcgaaaaagagtatgatgatgatagtgatcGTGATGGTGATGGCCTCCATAACCATAAGAGAAGGAGAAGCAGTAAGATTAAGATGGACATGCAAACAAATGTGCATCGACCAATGTGGTGGCCGCATCACTGTCCCTGAATCACCTTGTCTCCGTAAATGTCTCCACGAGAAGTGTGGCTCTCCACCTCATTT GCCGGTGAAGACTGTAGGAATGAGAAACATTAGAGGGTAG
- the LOC109126627 gene encoding uncharacterized protein LOC109126627 — MRMMKVTLMVVMMMVLVGTIIDEIKAEDYSHEDCVKRCVHRCFDNPDKNCVRQCIFFNCGPPSLPTNV, encoded by the coding sequence atgaggatgatgaaggtAACGTTGAtggttgtgatgatgatggtgttgGTCGGAACCATAATAGATGAGATCAAGGCTGAGGATTACTCACATGAGGATTGTGTGAAACGGTGTGTACACAGGTGCTTTGATAACCCTGATAAGAATTGCGTTCGCCAATGCATCTTTTTTAACTGCGGTCCTCCTTCTCTTCCTACCAATGTTTAA
- the LOC109126610 gene encoding uncharacterized protein LOC109126610, translating to MRMMKVTLMVVMMMVLLGTIIGEVKADEAHEICLKRCVQYCAHEKPEDKNCVRQCIFFNCGPPSLPTNVYRSNRMKAAQNHGIRE from the exons atgaggatgatgaaggtAACGTTGAtggttgtgatgatgatggtgttgCTCGGAACCATAATAGGTGAGGTCAAGGCTGATGAGGCACATGAGATTTGTTTGAAACGGTGTGTGCAGTATTGCGCTCATGAAAAGCCTGAGGATAAGAATTGTGTTCGCCAGTGCATCTTTTTTAATTGCGGTCCTCCTTCTCTTCCTACCAATGTTTATCGTTCGAA CAGGATGAAGGCTGCACAGAATCACGGAATCAGAGAATAG